GCGCTGACCTGCTTGTGACCTACAACACGGACCGTGACATCTGCGTGAACCCGGCCGGCAACCGCGCCAAGTTCACTGTCTATCAAAATAACGAGATACGGTGGCCTGAGCACCGATAATTGCCACAGGAAGGCTTTATTATCTCCCCAGCTGTGTATTCCCCAGCCATCGGCTTGAAAAGAATCAAATGGTAAAGAGTGAAAGGgataattaaaaacatcttggAAGGGGGTCAAGAAATTAACAGCCTAATACGAACAAACTTTGATTACAAGTAACAATTATTACACTTCATTTGTAAATGCTCGTGTTTATCTGCAAACAAAATCAGTttatcagtttctttttttttttttcccttttttttttttttttttttttttttttttttttttttttaactagattCATGTTACATTTTTCAGCGGGCTTGTTGACGCTCAGGGTAATTTTTAAGTGCGCTGCTGGAGGAGCCCTGACCTTCCTGCACCGGGTGCTGGACGCTGcaggcccagccctgcccgagCCCTGCCCGCGGTGAGACCCTGACTCGCCTGCGGTCTCAGCCAGCCAGTAGCTCCTGCTAATTAAAGTTAGTCATTGCCACTTGCAGCCACCATCTAGTGATTTCACCTCCGATAGGCAAAAAGATTCACCTTTCAGGACAAGGTCAGGAGGGCCAGAGGCGCTGGTTCACCACAGGGTCGACTTGCCAATAGCACTTAACTCAGCCCTGCAGTTCAACTTCTTCCAGATTTGACCTGTCACATTTGGGAGCCAGGTTTCTGCCCGAGGTAGTGAGGTGGTCACTGCACAGCCCTCTGACAGTTAATGCCAGCAcatgccctgctgcagggcccCGGCACGACAGGCAAGGGGGACTGGCCAGGGCAAGGCCCTAGCACTGAAGCAGGATGATGATAGTTTCAGGAGACTGGAGAGCTCCCCAGAGCCTTTTCCAAAGGGACACTGTCTTCGTGCCGTGTTTTGGCCCTCACAGGTCAAGCTGGTTCTTCAGACAGAGCACATGACGCCACCAGGCATGGAATGCTctggagggatgaggaggatTATTTTCTCACTGCATTCACACAGAATACATGACAGTGGGGAGCAGAAGTGAAGCTGAAAGAAATGTATAAACACGTCCTTATGGATCAAGggcctgagcccagctctgttctCAGTACACAAACAACAGGACTCactccattttattttatatgggAGAGAAATACCCTGGGGAGGAACTCAAAAGCCATCTAAAAGGGTGCCCCCAGCACCCACATTTAGCCTCAGGTACCACCTCCTGGACAGACACATGGAGCTGCTGTCCTAAccctttccctggcagagctgggctgacaGAGGTGACAGAGTCAGTCTGGTCACCCCCAGATACCACGGGGCCTGTGTCGCCTTGCAAATCTCCTCTGCAATGTGAACAGCATCAGGAACAAGGGACTTTCTACATATTCAGAAATGTCTGTTTTCTAAACATTTGCTCTCCAAagccccctcccctgcttcAGTCCAATCCCATGGGAAGGCTGTGGCTGGGGAGAGTATCCTGGGGGGACCTCAGAGGGGGCTTCATGGCAGTCCCCAAGCACCAGCACAGTGCTTAAGCACAACGTACACAGCTACTACTAGAGGGTGAATGAGAGATATCCTCTTTGTGCCACCTCTAAAGGGAAGTGCATGAATGAGgttaaatatttacaattaaAGCGACTTTACACCCTATTATTCTAGCTAGAGTTGATGCCATGGATTGGGCAACTCTGCcttgtgttttcctgcagagcCCCACAACTTCCCTCTTTTTTCATCTAAAAAGCTACAGTATGCAGGATGTTTGTCCTGCCTCTCCTAAAACACACCTACAGGAGATAACTCTGGGAGTCTTAGCTGTGGGTCTGGGAATTTTGCTCCCCTTCCCTGGTAGCTGTGGGCCTGTATGGGGCAGGGGCTGACTGACTCCCCACGGCACATgcaccctgccagcagctccagcaggttTTGCCCCAGTGCTCCGGAGTGGGACTCTGCAGAACACCCTACTGCAGCACCCTGCACACCCTACCAGCCTGTACACCACGaggggaaaaacagaaagacCTTCAGGGTTTTGTTGGGCAGTGTCCCAGCAGCACAcccagcctggggcagcagagtcCTGCTCCCGGCAGCTGCGGAGGGGCATcggctccagggctggggaagcagcGCGCCCCTGGCTCAGGCCTCGTGGCCTTGGCTGGGCTGCAGCGGGTGGAAGTAGAGCTGCAGCCCGTCATTGACAGGGTGCACGATGGGCACGGTCTGCATGGTGGGGTAGCCAGGGGTGGCCAGCTCCCAGCGGGCCGTGCTGACCAGCTCAATGGCCAGCAGCTTGAGGATGGCCTGCGCCAGCTCCTTCCCGATGCAGCTGCGTGCCCCTCCGCCGAAGGGGATGTAGTGGAACCGGCCCGCAGCCTCCGGCCGGCCGGCGCCGAAGCGGTCTGGGTCAAAGCTGCTGGGGGGGCTCTGGTAGACAGCAGCTGTCTCATGTGTGTCACGGATGCTGTACATGACGCTCCAGCCTTTGGGGATCTGGTagccctggggaagggagagaagagggaggagaggactGTTACATACCCGTGCCACTGgagggggagcagagggtgcCTATGGACAGCCCCACTGCACTGTCACCTGCTCTAcgtctccttttctccccagcccagctgggaccCACAGGGGTTGCAGGGTGACACTTCCCTCAAGCTACACTGCCAAGCACCACCACTGTGCTGGACACAGGGTGCTTGCACACAAcggcaggcagcagctctttaGTGGCCTGCTGGAGCGCCAGGCACTTACATCGAGCTCAAAGGTCTGCAGCGCCGTCCTGTAGCCTCCGGAGACTGGGGGCAGCACCCGCAGCACCTCCTTAACCACACAGTCCAGGTAGCGCAGGCGGctcagcttctccaggctgatgTCTGAGATGCAGCGACAGCTTTGCCCCGATGGAGCCGGGAGCTGGGGGCCAGTGCAGGGGCTGCTCCGGGGGACAGTGGACTCCAGCAGGGCACCCGACTGGAGGGAATCTTCCTCCACCGGGGCCAGGGGCTGGCTCTGGTCCTTGTGAATGCCTTTGGCTGTGAAGTGGGAAAGTGATTTCTCTCTGTCCTGGCTCTGGATGGTCAGGGTGTCCAGGCAGGGTCCTGCAGGGCAGCACTCACTCTGCTGGTACAACTCATGGGACATCAACTCCTGCCTTATTTTTTCAATCACTGAGGGGTGCTTCAATAGCAGGAGGATCAGAGAGGTGCTAGCGCTAGCCGTGgtgaaaaaagcagcaaatatgAGCTCAATTGCTGATTCCTGGGAGAGGAATGAAAATGACAAGTTTGAATAACATTTCAAAGCGATTGTGTCTCAGACTGTTCTCACCTTTTGCAGGTTTTTCCCCTGTGCAGGGGGCCCTGGCCCCCACTCTGCTCTCCCCAGACCTGCACCCATCCTGGATTGGCAGGGATTAAAGCGTTTCTGTATGAACAGGAAGACATCCACTTGCTAAATGACTGATGCAGAACCACAGCTGGGATGAGTACACATTACCTCCAGTCCAGCTCTTCTAAGATTTCCTCACAAGATTTACCAATTTTAAGGCAGCACTTTAGCATGCATTATAGCACATTGAGTGAAGTCCATTTCAAGTATTATGCTTTTTATCTTCATCTGCCAATTCCCCTTTGCACCCAGCTCTTACTTTTCTGCCCAGGCAGTGGTTACGGGCAGTGGTTTATGCATAAATTCTAGATGTGCTGGCAGCTAAAATGGGTTGCATTTGATCCATCTCCAGTTATGATTGATCTTATCTGGGAAGAGACTCAAGGCAAGAGTCAAAAGCTTAAAGGCCTCTCTGCTAGAGCAGATCAGGCTGGGAAGTGCTGTAGCCAGCAAGGAGCACACAAAGGACTTGCTTGCTTTTCAAGCTGTACGGTCTGAAACACAGCAGAGTTCCCAATAGCTCCATGGCAGGTGTATCCATAACAAGATAGGAAGTTAACCAGACAGATGTATGGACCACAGCATGGTCAAATCTGTAATATGTACCTTGTCCAAGGTCAGGGGCCTCCTCACAGCCTCCCAGCCTTTGTGGGACTGTCTGTAGGTTCTATATGGAACAGCACATACCAGGCTGCTTGGTGTTTGCAGCACCCTCTGATCAACTTTTGCAAGTGATTTTCCAAAAGTTAAGGGTTGCCCCGAGCTGGTTCATGGCATGACACATCTCTGACAGCAAACGTAATGCTCAAACCTACAGCACCATCTGAAGGTGCCAGTGGCTCCatagcacagggctgggggtgctgaggcCAGAGACAAATGCCAAGGAGAAACAAGGAGTACCAGGAGCTGCCCCCCTGGGACCTGACTGGTATTACAGAGCACTAATTGCTCCAGCCCCGGGGCAAAGAGGAGCAAAATCccccagggacacagagcagtTTCCTTTCACATGAGTGTGTCTGGACTTTGAATTGTTCTGACACAACCGGTTCTAGAGAGGTGAAGCCACAAACACAGAGAACACTTGAAGACTGAAGGTACTTGGATTCAAGTCTGATAAAGTTAAGGATAATGTAACGAAGATGACACTTTGCTGCCATCCCTAGTGCCATATATTGGCTGGACTGGATGCTTTGGCAAAGTGCAGCTCTCAAGGGCAtctttcagctgaaataaaaccccTGGAACAACAGATCCCTGTCAACCCCTATCACACCTCCTGCAGGCATTAGCAGGAATTTTTACATTCACAAGGTAGATGAAAAGAAACCTCTCAGTTCCACCACATGCAGTTAAACCCCAAGACATTTCAATAGCATGCAAGGAATTTAGGGCAAACTCTTAGGTTTGAAATAACAGCCCTAAAGCTCTTTGCATCAACCTCTGacagtgctgctgcagaagtTGTGTCACATCTGCTGTCACAActttcccctcctgcttctACAAAGCTAACAGAACCAGTGACTGGAAGGCAGGATATTCCCAAGCTTCTTCACCAGTAttgtccctgtcctgggagGCAGAACAGGCAGCATTACACCCAGCCAGCGACGGCGTTATTATGCaggatgggtttttttaaatcttcccaaggtttaaaatattttaaaacagtattGCTGGCAAAGCAATATCTTTTTAATGACATTTCAAGGGCCCTGGTGAGCTTATGGCAGCAGTAC
This portion of the Hirundo rustica isolate bHirRus1 chromosome 8, bHirRus1.pri.v3, whole genome shotgun sequence genome encodes:
- the LOC120755885 gene encoding cytochrome P450 26C1 produces the protein MPAGLSWPEAAALVLLAPALLVALCRHLWALRWSLSRDRASALPLPKGSMGWPFFGETLHWLLQGHRFHSSRRERYGNVFKTHLLGRPVVRVTGAENIRKILLGEHTLVSSQWPQSTHIILGSHTLLSSSGDLHRQRRKILARVFSRAALESYLPRIQKVVSWELRGWCMEPGSIAVYSSAKTLTFRIAARILLGLRLEEKQFKDLAKTFEQLVENLFSLPLNIPFSGLRKGIKARDMLHKFMEKAIQEKLQRNNPEDHSDALDFIMNSAKEHGKEFTMQELKESAIELIFAAFFTTASASTSLILLLLKHPSVIEKIRQELMSHELYQQSECCPAGPCLDTLTIQSQDREKSLSHFTAKGIHKDQSQPLAPVEEDSLQSGALLESTVPRSSPCTGPQLPAPSGQSCRCISDISLEKLSRLRYLDCVVKEVLRVLPPVSGGYRTALQTFELDGYQIPKGWSVMYSIRDTHETAAVYQSPPSSFDPDRFGAGRPEAAGRFHYIPFGGGARSCIGKELAQAILKLLAIELVSTARWELATPGYPTMQTVPIVHPVNDGLQLYFHPLQPSQGHEA